From Streptomyces chrestomyceticus JCM 4735, one genomic window encodes:
- a CDS encoding AI-2E family transporter, giving the protein MRNDLRPPDRQPLLPVAARRAAAWCGVGLLVAAVAALGVWLCVTLSAAVTPVLLALLGSALLGPVYRRLVAMKLNRSLAAGLTCALLVVVVGGAGYIVVSALIDTGDQIIASLKDAAKEVSRHFGAAGTSLDDIVSNAKPFIGKFGGTAATGVLEGVGVVAATLAASVLALFLTFFFLRDADKAVRALHDWAPGDSGPGLEQMARRGYQAIEGFMRGTTLIALIDAVGITVGLLILQVPGAFGLGALVFVGAYIPYLGSFLSGSVAVLVAFADDRGPAIALWTLGIVLVVFFLEGHILQPIVQSRTVQMHPAIVMLAITAGASVAGVMGMLLSVPLTAAAFGVLSELRRHYAAGSGSGPDGGPAVGAAVGAERSASDGSAPPAASS; this is encoded by the coding sequence GTGCGAAACGATCTGAGACCCCCGGACCGTCAGCCACTGCTCCCGGTCGCCGCCCGCCGCGCCGCGGCCTGGTGCGGCGTGGGCCTGCTGGTCGCCGCCGTGGCGGCCCTCGGCGTCTGGCTGTGTGTGACCCTGAGCGCCGCCGTCACCCCCGTCCTGCTGGCCCTGCTCGGCAGTGCGCTGCTCGGGCCGGTCTACCGGCGGCTGGTGGCGATGAAGCTGAACCGTTCGCTCGCCGCCGGGCTGACCTGCGCCCTGCTGGTCGTGGTGGTCGGCGGCGCCGGATACATCGTCGTCAGCGCGCTGATCGACACCGGCGACCAGATCATCGCCTCGCTCAAGGACGCCGCCAAGGAGGTGTCCCGGCACTTCGGCGCCGCCGGCACCTCACTGGACGACATCGTCTCCAACGCCAAGCCCTTCATAGGGAAGTTCGGCGGCACCGCGGCCACCGGCGTCCTGGAGGGCGTCGGCGTCGTCGCGGCCACCCTCGCCGCGTCCGTCCTCGCCCTGTTCCTGACGTTCTTCTTCCTGCGCGACGCGGACAAGGCCGTGCGCGCCCTGCACGACTGGGCGCCCGGCGACTCCGGCCCGGGGCTGGAGCAGATGGCCCGCCGCGGCTACCAGGCCATCGAGGGCTTCATGCGCGGTACGACGCTGATCGCGCTGATCGACGCGGTCGGCATCACCGTCGGCCTGCTGATCCTCCAGGTGCCCGGCGCGTTCGGGCTGGGCGCGCTGGTCTTCGTGGGCGCCTACATCCCGTACCTGGGCTCGTTCCTGTCCGGTTCGGTGGCCGTGCTGGTCGCGTTCGCCGACGACCGGGGCCCGGCCATCGCGCTGTGGACGCTGGGCATCGTCCTGGTGGTGTTCTTCCTGGAGGGGCACATCCTGCAGCCGATCGTGCAGAGCCGTACGGTCCAGATGCACCCGGCCATCGTGATGCTGGCGATCACCGCGGGCGCCAGCGTCGCCGGGGTGATGGGGATGCTGCTGTCCGTGCCGCTGACCGCGGCGGCTTTCGGCGTGCTCTCGGAGCTGCGCCGGCACTACGCCGCGGGCTCGGGCAGCGGACCGGACGGCGGTCCGGCCGTCGGGGCGGCCGTCGGGGCGGAGAGGTCCGCCAGTGACGGCTCGGCGCCGCCCGCCGCGTCCTCGTAG
- a CDS encoding SpoIIE family protein phosphatase, giving the protein MRTKDLLAATATGLWRWDNVSGEVTLDAETARLLGLPAEPTELSEAAMRSRLHPADFAEITGIVNLSVTESSVAEARLRVMDSSGRVLRTVRTRSRAFLRSDTDHTDYELVGTVQEIFETQPGTVSPHAPATGDWRRSREAFLLDAGRALAEAHSTAEVLRVAAGLSMPGFSPDGLAVFGIEGDRISVIGHHGHRQGDLAPFVDMPLDTDYPAAEVVRTGRAVYLPTPEDYRRRYPATWPLAAAFHRASWAFLPLVSAGRTVGAWMAAFGTPVAFTPDERSVLTTVARMLAQALARAGDQESRRELTDGLQRSMMPTVHPDIPGMTVAARYVPTGGGLEVGGDWYDMITLPSGRFALVIGDVQGHDVRAAGLMGQLRIALRAYASEGHHPDAVLSRASRFLSGINDTEFGGEDPRFATCLYIEVDPATGLLDIARAGHPDPTIRMADGTVLVRPTAGGLPLGIVPDTDYPTTRLVLEPGETMLVCTDGLIETGGHDLESGWARLRRVIETYGAADGEAADVVAPALEDAAGLEKLADALVQAVHGPPSYHTTGPFMDRREDDIAMLLLCREGGSCGVGTGGTAAHRPVRRTVLTVKQAEPERIAEARHQVRDVLHDWSDEDQVDSAVLMVSEMVTNVLMHTDGDALLVAEITGEKGSRRIRVDVADSSDELPHRRTPGELASSGRGLVLMELLAGAWGVDPRGDGKSTWFELYEDAAGGAEPSLADLSAPTAAPTAGPPSGPLPEPAA; this is encoded by the coding sequence ATGCGCACCAAGGACCTCCTGGCCGCCACCGCGACCGGCCTGTGGCGCTGGGACAACGTCTCGGGAGAAGTGACCCTCGACGCCGAGACCGCCCGGCTGCTGGGGCTGCCCGCGGAGCCCACCGAGCTGTCCGAGGCGGCCATGCGCTCCCGCCTCCACCCCGCCGACTTCGCCGAGATCACCGGCATCGTCAACCTCTCCGTCACCGAGAGCAGCGTCGCCGAGGCCCGGCTGCGCGTCATGGACAGCTCCGGCCGGGTGCTGCGCACCGTCCGCACCCGCTCCCGTGCCTTCCTGCGCAGCGACACCGACCACACGGACTACGAGCTGGTCGGCACCGTCCAGGAGATCTTCGAGACCCAGCCCGGCACCGTCTCCCCGCACGCCCCGGCCACCGGCGACTGGCGCCGCTCCCGCGAGGCGTTCCTGCTGGACGCGGGCCGCGCGCTCGCCGAGGCGCACTCCACCGCCGAGGTGCTGCGCGTCGCCGCCGGCCTGTCCATGCCCGGCTTCAGCCCGGACGGTCTGGCGGTCTTCGGCATCGAGGGCGACCGGATCTCCGTCATCGGCCACCACGGGCACCGGCAGGGCGACCTCGCGCCCTTCGTCGACATGCCGCTGGACACCGACTACCCGGCCGCCGAGGTGGTACGGACCGGCCGCGCCGTCTACCTGCCCACCCCCGAGGACTACCGCCGCCGCTACCCCGCCACCTGGCCGCTGGCCGCCGCCTTCCACCGGGCGTCCTGGGCCTTCCTGCCCCTGGTGAGCGCGGGCCGCACGGTCGGCGCCTGGATGGCGGCCTTCGGTACGCCGGTCGCCTTCACGCCCGACGAGCGCTCGGTGCTCACCACCGTCGCCCGGATGCTCGCCCAGGCGCTGGCCCGCGCCGGCGACCAGGAGTCGCGGCGCGAGCTGACCGACGGCCTGCAGCGCAGCATGATGCCGACGGTGCACCCGGACATCCCCGGCATGACGGTGGCGGCGCGGTACGTGCCGACCGGCGGCGGCCTGGAGGTCGGCGGCGACTGGTACGACATGATCACGCTGCCGTCCGGCCGGTTCGCGCTGGTCATCGGCGACGTGCAGGGCCACGACGTACGGGCCGCCGGCCTGATGGGGCAGCTCCGGATCGCCCTGCGCGCCTATGCCTCCGAGGGCCACCATCCGGACGCGGTGCTCTCCCGCGCCTCCCGCTTCCTGTCCGGCATCAACGACACCGAGTTCGGCGGCGAGGACCCGCGCTTCGCCACCTGCCTCTACATCGAGGTGGACCCGGCGACCGGCCTGCTGGACATCGCGCGGGCCGGGCACCCCGACCCCACCATCCGGATGGCCGACGGGACCGTCCTCGTCCGGCCCACCGCGGGCGGCCTGCCGCTGGGCATCGTGCCGGACACCGACTACCCCACCACCCGGCTCGTCCTGGAGCCCGGCGAGACGATGCTGGTCTGCACGGACGGGCTGATCGAGACCGGCGGGCACGACCTGGAGTCCGGCTGGGCGCGGCTGCGGCGGGTCATCGAGACGTACGGGGCCGCGGACGGGGAGGCGGCGGACGTGGTGGCCCCGGCCCTGGAGGACGCGGCGGGCCTGGAGAAGCTCGCCGACGCGCTCGTGCAGGCGGTGCACGGCCCGCCGTCGTACCACACCACCGGTCCGTTCATGGACCGCCGCGAGGACGACATAGCGATGCTGCTGCTGTGCCGCGAGGGCGGGAGCTGCGGAGTCGGTACGGGCGGCACGGCGGCGCACCGGCCCGTCCGCCGTACGGTGCTGACCGTCAAGCAGGCCGAGCCCGAGCGGATAGCGGAGGCCCGGCACCAGGTCCGCGACGTGCTGCACGACTGGTCCGACGAGGACCAGGTCGACTCGGCCGTCCTGATGGTCTCCGAGATGGTCACCAACGTGCTGATGCACACCGACGGTGACGCGCTGCTGGTCGCGGAGATCACCGGGGAGAAGGGCAGCCGCCGGATCCGTGTCGACGTCGCCGACAGCAGCGACGAGCTGCCGCACCGCCGCACCCCGGGGGAACTGGCCTCCTCGGGGCGCGGCCTGGTGCTGATGGAACTGCTGGCGGGCGCGTGGGGCGTGGACCCGCGCGGCGACGGCAAGTCGACGTGGTTCGAACTCTACGAGGACGCGGCGGGCGGCGCCGAGCCGTCACTGGCGGACCTCTCCGCCCCGACGGCCGCCCCGACGGCCGGACCGCCGTCCGGTCCGCTGCCCGAGCCCGCGGCGTAG
- the aspS gene encoding aspartate--tRNA ligase, whose product MHRYRSHNCGELRAADVDTDVRLSGWLHNRRDLGGILFIDLRDHYGLVQLVARPGTPANEALGSLTKESVVRIDGKVSARGADNVNPDLPTGEIEVEVTAVEVLGAAEQIPFTINAEDGVNEEKRLEYRFLDLRRERMHRNLMLRTAVISAIRHKMTALGFNEMATPILSATSPEGARDFLVPSRLHAGKFYALPQAPQQFKQLLMIAGFDRYFQIAPCFRDEDARADRSPGEFYQLDVEMSFVEQEDVFGPIEQLMTELFTEFGGGRTVTSPFPRIPFRESMLKYGSDKPDLRAELELVDVSSVFAGSGFKAFADKHVRALAVPDTADQPRKFFDQMGDFAVQQGAKGLAWVRVGEENTLTGPIAKFLTEDDVKALVEALDLKPGSAVFFGAGEFDEVSKIMGAVRVEAAKRTGHFVEGEFRFCWIVDFPMFEKDEDTGKIEFSHNPFSMPQGGLEALETKDPLDILAWQYDIVCNGVELSSGAIRNHEPDVMYKAFAIAGYDKDTVEAEFGGMLRAFKFGAPPHGGIAPGVDRIVMLLADEPNIRETIAFPLNGNAQDLLMGAPSEVEKSRLKELHLSIRKPQVK is encoded by the coding sequence ATGCATCGGTACCGGTCCCATAACTGTGGCGAGCTCCGAGCCGCGGACGTCGACACCGACGTCCGCCTCAGCGGCTGGCTGCACAATCGACGTGACCTGGGCGGCATCCTCTTCATCGATCTGCGCGACCACTACGGTCTGGTCCAGCTCGTCGCCCGCCCCGGCACCCCCGCCAACGAGGCGCTCGGCTCGCTGACCAAGGAGTCCGTCGTCCGGATCGACGGCAAGGTCAGCGCCCGCGGCGCGGACAACGTCAACCCCGACCTGCCCACCGGCGAGATCGAGGTCGAGGTCACGGCCGTCGAGGTGCTGGGCGCCGCCGAGCAGATCCCCTTCACGATCAACGCCGAGGACGGGGTCAACGAGGAGAAGCGCCTCGAATACCGCTTCCTCGACCTGCGCCGCGAGCGGATGCACCGCAACCTGATGCTGCGCACCGCCGTCATCTCCGCCATCCGGCACAAGATGACCGCGCTCGGCTTCAACGAGATGGCGACGCCGATCCTGTCCGCGACCTCCCCCGAGGGCGCCCGCGACTTCCTCGTCCCGTCCCGTCTGCACGCCGGCAAGTTCTACGCGCTGCCGCAGGCCCCGCAGCAGTTCAAGCAGCTCCTGATGATCGCGGGCTTCGACCGCTACTTCCAGATCGCGCCCTGCTTCCGCGACGAGGACGCCCGCGCGGACCGCTCGCCGGGCGAGTTCTACCAGCTCGACGTCGAGATGAGCTTCGTCGAGCAGGAGGACGTCTTCGGCCCGATCGAGCAGCTCATGACCGAGCTGTTCACCGAGTTCGGCGGCGGCCGCACGGTCACCTCGCCGTTCCCGCGCATCCCGTTCCGCGAGTCGATGCTCAAGTACGGCTCCGACAAGCCGGACCTGCGCGCCGAGCTGGAGCTGGTCGACGTCTCGTCGGTCTTCGCCGGCTCCGGCTTCAAGGCGTTCGCCGACAAGCACGTCCGCGCGCTGGCCGTGCCGGACACCGCCGACCAGCCGCGGAAGTTCTTCGACCAGATGGGTGACTTCGCCGTCCAGCAGGGCGCGAAGGGCCTGGCCTGGGTCCGCGTCGGCGAAGAGAACACCCTCACCGGCCCGATCGCCAAGTTCCTCACCGAGGACGACGTGAAGGCGCTGGTCGAGGCACTGGACCTGAAGCCCGGCTCGGCCGTCTTCTTCGGCGCCGGCGAGTTCGACGAGGTCTCCAAGATCATGGGCGCGGTCCGCGTCGAGGCGGCCAAGCGCACCGGCCACTTCGTCGAGGGCGAGTTCCGCTTCTGCTGGATCGTCGACTTCCCGATGTTCGAGAAGGACGAGGACACCGGCAAGATCGAGTTCTCCCACAACCCGTTCTCCATGCCGCAGGGCGGCCTGGAGGCGCTGGAGACCAAGGACCCGCTGGACATCCTCGCCTGGCAGTACGACATCGTCTGCAACGGCGTCGAGCTGTCCTCCGGCGCCATCCGCAACCACGAGCCGGACGTCATGTACAAGGCGTTCGCCATCGCCGGCTACGACAAGGACACCGTCGAGGCCGAGTTCGGCGGCATGCTCCGCGCCTTCAAGTTCGGCGCCCCGCCGCACGGCGGCATCGCCCCCGGCGTCGACCGCATCGTCATGCTCCTCGCCGACGAGCCCAACATCCGCGAGACCATCGCCTTCCCCCTCAACGGCAACGCCCAGGACCTGCTCATGGGCGCCCCGTCGGAGGTCGAGAAGTCGCGGCTGAAGGAGCTGCACCTGTCGATCCGCAAGCCGCAGGTGAAGTAG
- a CDS encoding Uma2 family endonuclease, with translation MVSVLSQEQFEEVARLGVRVEEALRLECVGGRIREKPMPDGDHAEIIAWLTRRCVQADAGWWLHVGQGLRVEQGRKGNARPDGCLASSDAFVGHGEWADAEGVLLAVEVTSRDHDTDRRDREDKPKAYAGTGIPVYLLIDRDTCEVKVHSQPDGGRYEMLLTVPFGKTVTLPDPVGIDLDTEPLKGWVH, from the coding sequence ATGGTGAGTGTCCTGAGTCAGGAGCAGTTCGAAGAGGTGGCTCGCCTTGGCGTGCGGGTGGAAGAGGCGCTACGTCTGGAATGCGTCGGCGGGAGGATCCGGGAGAAGCCCATGCCGGACGGCGATCACGCGGAGATCATCGCGTGGCTGACGCGTCGGTGCGTCCAGGCCGATGCGGGGTGGTGGCTTCACGTGGGACAGGGGCTGCGGGTCGAGCAGGGCCGCAAGGGCAACGCCCGCCCCGACGGTTGCCTCGCATCGAGCGATGCCTTCGTCGGCCACGGTGAGTGGGCGGATGCCGAAGGAGTGCTCCTGGCCGTCGAGGTCACTTCCCGTGACCACGACACCGACCGCCGGGACCGCGAGGACAAGCCGAAGGCGTACGCCGGGACCGGCATCCCGGTGTACCTGCTGATCGACCGGGACACCTGCGAGGTCAAGGTGCACTCGCAGCCCGACGGTGGGCGCTACGAGATGCTGCTGACGGTGCCGTTCGGAAAGACGGTCACCCTGCCGGACCCGGTGGGCATCGACCTGGACACCGAGCCGCTGAAGGGCTGGGTGCACTGA
- a CDS encoding type II toxin-antitoxin system VapB family antitoxin has translation MAKLRLEVDDEALAEAAKLLGTKTKEDTVNMALAEVVKRRGTSASATPRPESPST, from the coding sequence ATGGCGAAGCTTCGGCTGGAGGTCGACGACGAGGCGCTGGCGGAAGCCGCGAAGCTCCTCGGTACGAAGACCAAGGAGGACACCGTCAACATGGCTTTGGCGGAGGTGGTCAAGCGGCGTGGGACAAGCGCGAGCGCTACGCCGAGGCCGGAATCCCCGTCTACTTGA
- the metG gene encoding methionine--tRNA ligase: protein MARHLITSALPYINGIKHLGNMVGSMLPADVYGRYMRQRGHEVLYICATDEHGTPAELAAKDAGQSVDAYCGEQHDAQKAIYDGFHLRFDHFGRSSSQQNVELTQHFARKLHENGFIEERAIRQVYSIADERFLPDRYIVGTCPHCGYDKARGDQCENCTRVLDPTDLIDARSAISGSSDLEVRETKHLFLLQSALQGEVEQWIDDSSEDWPTLASSIARKWLTEGLQDRAITRDLEWGVPVPADVWPELAAEGKVFYVWFDAPIEYIGATKEWADADPANRDWKSWWYEADDVRYTEFMAKDNVPFHSVMFPATELGTREPWKKVDFLKAFNWLTYYGGKFSTSQRRGIFTDAALELLPADYWRYFLIANAPESDDTSFTWELFSSSVNKDLADTLGNFVNRVLSFSRKRFGDEVPAGAAAGEAEAKLGEQIAELLAEYESHMEALQFRKAAAALRALWSAGNSYLEEKAPWLEIKTDQEAAALTLRTAMNLIHLYAIVSEPFIPAAAKAMRGAFALDGDTAAWVTADEARALASVPAGTAFTVPPVLFAKITEDDLAAYRERFGAAE from the coding sequence ATGGCTCGACACCTCATCACCAGCGCCCTTCCGTACATCAACGGGATCAAGCACCTGGGCAACATGGTGGGGTCCATGCTCCCGGCCGACGTGTACGGGCGGTATATGCGCCAGCGCGGCCACGAGGTGCTCTACATCTGCGCCACGGACGAGCACGGCACGCCCGCCGAGCTGGCGGCCAAGGACGCCGGCCAGTCCGTCGACGCGTACTGCGGCGAGCAGCACGACGCGCAGAAGGCCATCTACGACGGCTTCCACCTACGGTTCGACCACTTCGGCCGCAGCTCCTCGCAGCAGAACGTGGAGCTGACCCAGCACTTCGCGCGCAAGCTCCACGAGAACGGCTTCATCGAGGAGCGCGCCATCCGGCAGGTCTACTCGATCGCCGACGAGCGCTTCCTCCCGGACCGCTACATCGTCGGCACCTGCCCGCACTGCGGCTACGACAAGGCCCGCGGCGACCAGTGCGAGAACTGCACCCGCGTCCTGGACCCGACCGACCTGATCGACGCCCGGTCGGCGATCAGCGGCAGCAGCGACCTGGAGGTGCGCGAGACCAAGCACCTCTTCCTGCTCCAGTCCGCGCTCCAGGGCGAGGTCGAGCAGTGGATCGACGACAGCAGCGAGGACTGGCCCACGCTGGCGTCCTCCATCGCGCGCAAGTGGCTGACCGAGGGCCTCCAGGACCGGGCGATCACCCGTGACCTGGAGTGGGGCGTGCCGGTCCCGGCGGACGTGTGGCCGGAGCTGGCCGCCGAGGGCAAGGTCTTCTACGTCTGGTTCGACGCGCCGATCGAGTACATCGGCGCGACGAAGGAGTGGGCGGACGCCGACCCGGCCAACCGCGACTGGAAGTCGTGGTGGTACGAGGCCGACGACGTGCGCTACACGGAGTTCATGGCCAAGGACAACGTCCCGTTCCACTCGGTGATGTTCCCGGCCACCGAGCTGGGCACCCGTGAGCCGTGGAAGAAGGTCGACTTCCTCAAGGCGTTCAACTGGCTGACGTACTACGGCGGCAAGTTCTCCACCTCGCAGCGGCGCGGCATCTTCACCGACGCGGCGCTGGAGCTGCTGCCCGCCGACTACTGGCGCTACTTCCTGATCGCCAACGCGCCCGAGTCCGACGACACGTCCTTCACCTGGGAACTCTTCTCCTCCTCGGTCAACAAGGACCTGGCCGACACCCTCGGCAACTTCGTCAACCGGGTGCTGTCCTTCTCCCGCAAGCGCTTCGGCGACGAGGTGCCGGCGGGCGCGGCGGCCGGAGAGGCCGAGGCGAAGCTGGGCGAGCAGATCGCCGAGCTGCTGGCGGAGTACGAGAGCCACATGGAGGCCCTCCAGTTCCGCAAGGCGGCCGCGGCCCTGCGCGCGCTGTGGAGCGCGGGCAACTCCTACCTGGAGGAGAAGGCCCCCTGGCTGGAGATCAAGACCGACCAGGAGGCGGCGGCGCTGACGCTGCGCACCGCGATGAACCTGATCCACCTGTACGCGATCGTCTCGGAGCCGTTCATCCCGGCGGCCGCGAAGGCGATGCGCGGTGCGTTCGCGCTGGACGGCGACACGGCGGCCTGGGTCACGGCGGACGAGGCCCGCGCCCTGGCCTCGGTCCCGGCCGGCACGGCGTTCACGGTCCCGCCGGTGCTCTTCGCGAAGATCACGGAGGATGACCTGGCGGCGTACCGGGAGCGGTTCGGCGCGGCGGAGTAG